In Nostoc sp. GT001, a genomic segment contains:
- the nifH gene encoding nitrogenase iron protein, producing the protein MTEENIRQIAFYGKGGIGKSTTSQNTLAAMAEMGQRILIVGCDPKADSTRLMLHSKAQTTVLHLAAERGAVEDIELEEVMLTGFRNVRCVESGGPEPGVGCAGRGIITAINFLEENGAYQDLDFVSYDVLGDVVCGGFAMPIREGKAQEIYIVTSGEMMAMYAANNIARGVLKYAHTGGVRLGGLICNSRNTDREIELIETLAKRLNTQMIHYVPRDNIVQHAELRRMTVNEYAPESNQANEYRTLATKIINNKNLAIPTPIEMEELEELLIEFGILESEENTAKLVAQTATQA; encoded by the coding sequence ATGACAGAAGAAAACATAAGACAGATAGCTTTCTACGGTAAAGGCGGTATCGGTAAATCTACCACCTCTCAAAATACCTTAGCAGCTATGGCAGAAATGGGTCAACGCATCCTCATCGTCGGTTGCGACCCTAAAGCTGACTCCACCCGTTTGATGCTGCACAGCAAAGCTCAAACAACCGTTCTTCACCTCGCCGCAGAACGTGGTGCAGTAGAAGATATCGAACTAGAAGAAGTAATGTTAACCGGTTTCCGTAACGTTCGTTGCGTAGAATCTGGTGGTCCAGAACCCGGTGTAGGTTGCGCTGGTCGTGGTATCATCACCGCCATCAACTTCTTAGAAGAAAACGGTGCTTACCAAGACCTAGACTTCGTATCTTACGACGTGTTAGGTGACGTTGTGTGCGGTGGTTTCGCTATGCCAATCCGTGAAGGCAAGGCACAAGAAATCTACATCGTAACATCAGGTGAAATGATGGCGATGTACGCTGCTAACAACATCGCTCGTGGTGTTCTTAAGTATGCTCACACAGGTGGCGTGCGTTTGGGTGGTTTGATTTGTAACAGCCGTAACACTGACCGAGAAATCGAATTGATCGAAACCTTGGCAAAACGGTTGAACACCCAAATGATTCACTACGTACCCCGTGACAACATTGTTCAACACGCTGAATTGCGCCGTATGACCGTTAACGAATACGCACCAGAAAGCAACCAAGCTAACGAATATCGGACATTGGCTACCAAGATCATCAACAACAAAAACCTGGCTATTCCTACACCCATCGAAATGGAAGAACTAGAAGAATTGTTGATTGAATTCGGTATTCTCGAAAGCGAAGAAAATACTGCTAAGTTGGTTGCTCAGACTGCTACTCAAGCTTAG
- the nifD gene encoding nitrogenase molybdenum-iron protein alpha chain: MTPPENQNIIEERKELIKEVLDAYPDKAKKKREKHLSVYEEGKSDCGVKSNIKSLPGVMTARGCAYAGSKGVVWGPIKDMIHISHGPVGCGYWSWSGRRNYYIGTTGIDTFGTMHFTSDFQERDIVFGGDKKLVKLIQELDVLFPLNRGVSIQSECPIGLIGDDIEAVARKTSKEIGKPVVPVRCEGFRGVSQSLGHHIANDMVRDWVFTRADKAKKDGTLQFEGTPYDVAIIGDYNIGGDAWASRILLEEIGLRVVAQWSGDGTINEMLMTPNVKMNLIHCYRSMNYISRHMEEAYGIPWLEYNFFGPTKIAESLREIASKFDETIQANAEKVIAKYQPTMDAVVAKYRPRLEGKTVAIMVGGLRPRHVVPAFQDLGMKMIGTGYEFAHNDDYKRTTHYIENGTIVYDDVTAYEFEEFIKALKPDLVASGVKEKYVFQKMGLPFRQMHSWDYSEPSDRSSTSYNARFFSGGRKKQPISSLNASCRVI, from the coding sequence ATGACACCTCCAGAAAATCAAAACATCATCGAAGAAAGAAAAGAACTAATTAAAGAAGTTCTAGACGCTTACCCCGATAAAGCTAAGAAAAAACGGGAAAAGCACTTAAGTGTATACGAAGAAGGTAAGTCCGACTGCGGCGTTAAGTCTAACATCAAATCCCTTCCTGGGGTAATGACCGCTCGTGGTTGTGCTTACGCTGGTTCTAAAGGTGTGGTTTGGGGCCCTATTAAGGACATGATCCACATCAGCCACGGGCCTGTTGGTTGCGGTTACTGGTCTTGGTCTGGTCGTCGTAACTACTACATCGGTACCACAGGTATTGATACCTTTGGTACAATGCACTTCACCTCCGACTTCCAAGAAAGAGATATCGTGTTTGGTGGTGACAAGAAACTTGTCAAGCTAATCCAAGAACTTGATGTACTTTTCCCCCTCAACCGTGGTGTTTCCATTCAATCTGAATGCCCCATCGGTCTAATTGGGGATGACATCGAAGCTGTTGCTCGTAAGACATCCAAAGAAATTGGCAAGCCAGTAGTACCCGTTCGTTGCGAAGGCTTCCGTGGTGTTTCCCAATCTTTGGGACACCACATTGCGAACGACATGGTTCGTGACTGGGTATTCACCAGAGCAGACAAAGCGAAAAAAGACGGTACACTTCAGTTTGAAGGTACTCCCTATGATGTAGCCATCATTGGTGACTACAACATCGGTGGAGATGCTTGGGCTAGCCGCATCCTATTAGAAGAAATCGGCTTGCGCGTAGTCGCTCAGTGGTCAGGTGATGGCACCATCAACGAAATGTTGATGACCCCTAATGTGAAGATGAACCTCATCCACTGTTACCGGTCGATGAACTACATCAGCCGTCACATGGAAGAAGCTTACGGTATACCCTGGCTTGAGTATAATTTCTTCGGCCCCACCAAGATTGCTGAATCTTTACGGGAAATCGCTTCCAAGTTTGACGAAACAATCCAAGCAAACGCTGAGAAAGTTATCGCCAAATATCAGCCAACAATGGATGCGGTAGTTGCTAAGTACCGCCCCCGCTTGGAAGGTAAGACCGTTGCCATCATGGTTGGTGGTTTACGTCCTCGCCACGTTGTCCCAGCTTTCCAAGACTTGGGCATGAAGATGATTGGTACAGGTTATGAGTTCGCTCATAATGACGATTACAAACGTACCACTCACTACATCGAAAACGGCACCATCGTTTATGACGACGTTACCGCTTACGAATTCGAGGAATTTATCAAAGCGCTGAAGCCTGACCTAGTTGCTTCTGGTGTGAAAGAGAAGTACGTCTTCCAAAAGATGGGTCTACCTTTCCGTCAAATGCACTCTTGGGATTACTCCGAACCTAGCGATCGCTCCTCAACATCATACAATGCAAGGTTTTTTAGTGGCGGTAGAAAAAAGCAGCCCATTTCTAGCCTAAATGCCAGTTGCAGGGTTATTTAG
- a CDS encoding NYN domain-containing protein, which translates to MSIHIFWDNSNIWLVGRNVCQQKEPSDENSFRIHFSNLFDFVVDNRKVDYAFVGGSIPPYSDLLWQRFENLGINVKTQERGQSSGGEVAVDEIIQLQMANQVLDVNPPGVIVLLTGDGSGYNNDQGFIKQLERAHKYGWQIEVVSWDLGCNRLLKRFAENNGVYRTLESVYNKVTFINNKRWAM; encoded by the coding sequence ATGTCAATTCATATTTTTTGGGATAACTCAAATATTTGGTTAGTTGGTCGTAATGTTTGCCAACAAAAGGAACCTAGCGATGAAAATAGCTTCCGTATTCACTTTTCCAATCTGTTCGATTTTGTTGTAGATAATCGTAAAGTGGATTATGCCTTTGTTGGCGGTTCTATTCCGCCTTATAGTGATCTGCTGTGGCAAAGATTTGAAAATTTAGGAATTAATGTTAAAACGCAAGAACGAGGGCAAAGTAGTGGTGGTGAAGTCGCTGTAGATGAAATCATCCAACTTCAGATGGCTAATCAGGTACTTGATGTAAACCCACCAGGTGTCATAGTACTTCTAACAGGGGATGGTAGTGGTTACAATAACGATCAAGGCTTTATTAAACAGTTGGAACGGGCACACAAATATGGCTGGCAAATTGAGGTAGTAAGCTGGGATTTAGGTTGCAATCGCTTATTGAAAAGATTTGCAGAAAATAACGGAGTTTACCGAACATTAGAATCTGTTTATAACAAGGTAACATTTATTAATAACAAGCGTTGGGCTATGTGA
- a CDS encoding type II toxin-antitoxin system VapC family toxin yields the protein MKYLLDTDHLSIIQRQMGQDYINLSTRMAQYPLSDFAISIVTFHEQLLGSHTYISRARNDSEVVKGYEMMVRLVNDFKVLPLVSFDADAATALSQLQAKRIQLARMDSRIAAIALSRKLVLLTRNHRDFNKVPGLLIEDWTV from the coding sequence ATGAAATATTTGTTGGATACAGATCATTTAAGTATTATCCAGCGACAGATGGGGCAAGATTACATCAATCTTTCAACCCGCATGGCTCAATATCCACTATCAGATTTTGCAATTTCAATTGTTACATTTCACGAACAACTTCTTGGTAGCCACACATATATTAGTCGCGCTCGTAACGATAGTGAAGTTGTTAAGGGTTATGAGATGATGGTACGTCTTGTAAATGATTTCAAGGTTCTACCGCTTGTGTCATTTGATGCTGATGCTGCTACTGCATTGAGTCAATTACAAGCTAAACGCATTCAACTTGCAAGAATGGATTCGCGGATTGCGGCGATCGCACTATCTCGTAAATTAGTTTTATTAACACGCAATCATCGAGATTTCAACAAAGTACCCGGATTGTTAATCGAAGATTGGACAGTTTAG
- a CDS encoding type II toxin-antitoxin system VapC family toxin: MKPKVYIETSIPSFYYEARTEPDMVARRQWTREWWSNASDNYVLVTSLAVLDELNRGNFPGKSEAIELISSLLFISIESAIAEIVEVYIQQHLMPSDPLGDALHLALASYHKCDFLLTWNCRHLANANKFGHIRRLNVMLGLYVPTLVTPLELIGAQNDEE, translated from the coding sequence ATGAAGCCAAAAGTTTACATTGAAACATCCATTCCCAGTTTTTATTACGAAGCACGTACTGAACCTGATATGGTGGCGCGGCGGCAGTGGACACGAGAATGGTGGAGCAATGCAAGTGATAACTATGTGCTTGTAACTAGTCTTGCGGTGCTGGATGAACTTAATCGAGGTAACTTTCCTGGAAAAAGCGAGGCAATAGAACTGATTAGTAGCTTGTTATTTATCTCGATTGAATCTGCGATTGCTGAAATCGTTGAAGTGTATATTCAGCAACACCTGATGCCCAGCGATCCGCTTGGAGATGCACTACATCTTGCCCTGGCTTCGTATCATAAATGTGATTTTCTATTGACTTGGAATTGTCGCCACTTGGCAAATGCTAACAAGTTTGGGCATATTCGACGGCTAAACGTTATGCTGGGGTTATACGTTCCAACACTAGTTACGCCATTAGAGTTAATAGGAGCGCAAAATGACGAAGAATGA
- the ppk2 gene encoding polyphosphate kinase 2 translates to MSIDEVKNQQNNGLFQPSTDLIENLMKAKDKKKSKKSKRIFDGSTEAFAKKIPKKTFETELKQLQIELVKMQYWIKHTGYRVVVIFEGRDAVSKGGVIKRIADPLNPRGCRVVALGTPSDREKTQWYFQRYVQHLPTVCSEIVLFDRSWYNRAGVEKVMGFCTEAEYQEFMQSCPEFERMLVRSGIVLIKYWFSVSDEEQEKRFLSRSHDPARRWKLSPMDLESRDRWVEYSKAKDTMFAYTNIPEAPWFTIEADDKRRARLNCIHHLLSKVPYEDMTPPPLDLPSRPVAEDYVRAPRNEQFFVPQVY, encoded by the coding sequence ATGTCAATTGATGAAGTGAAAAACCAGCAAAATAATGGTCTATTTCAACCCTCTACAGACTTAATAGAAAACCTAATGAAGGCAAAAGATAAGAAAAAATCTAAAAAATCCAAACGGATTTTTGATGGTAGTACTGAAGCTTTTGCCAAGAAAATTCCCAAAAAGACTTTTGAAACGGAACTAAAGCAACTCCAGATTGAGCTAGTCAAAATGCAATACTGGATTAAGCACACTGGCTATCGAGTTGTCGTCATCTTTGAAGGGCGCGATGCTGTAAGCAAAGGAGGAGTAATTAAACGCATTGCCGATCCACTCAATCCTCGTGGCTGTCGTGTAGTTGCTCTGGGAACTCCCTCCGATCGCGAGAAAACTCAGTGGTATTTTCAACGTTACGTCCAACATCTTCCCACAGTNTGCAGCGAAATAGTCCTTTTCGATCGCAGTTGGTACAACCGAGCCGGAGTTGAAAAAGTAATGGGCTTTTGTACTGAAGCAGAATATCAAGAATTCATGCAATCTTGCCCAGAATTTGAACGAATGCTGGTGCGATCGGGCATTGTTTTAATTAAGTACTGGTTCTCCGTCAGCGATGAAGAACAAGAAAAACGCTTTCTTTCTCGCAGTCACGATCCCGCAAGACGCTGGAAACTCAGCCCAATGGATTTGGAATCACGCGATCGCTGGGTAGAATACTCCAAAGCAAAAGATACCATGTTTGCTTACACGAATATTCCCGAAGCTCCCTGGTTTACCATTGAAGCAGATGATAAAAGACGAGCGCGGCTCAACTGCATTCATCATTTGTTGAGCAAAGTTCCTTACGAAGACATGACACCTCCTCCCTTAGACCTTCCATCTAGACCTGTGGCTGAGGATTATGTTCGCGCCCCACGTAATGAGCAGTTCTTTGTCCCTCAAGTGTATTGA